Within the [Enterobacter] lignolyticus SCF1 genome, the region GCAGCACCCGGTCCAGCAGCCGTCGCCACAGCGGCAGGGGAAAGTAGTTAACCGCAGGCGTGCCGGGGGTAAATGCCAGCGCCGGTGAATCACGGCGCGGGCCGGGCGGTAGCTGCTGCAGGCGTGCGGGCAGGACTATCTTTTCAGCGGGCGGCGGCGCCACATCTGCCGCTGCGGGCAGTTGCGCAACGCGCGAACCCAGCCTGTCGCGCAGTAAATACCCTTCGGTGGCCAGTTGCTCAAGCGCGGCATTAATCGTATTTCGCGAGACCCTCAGCCGCAGGGCGATTGCGCGCGATCCCGGCAGGCGGCTGTGCGCCTGCAGGCTGCCGTCCAGCATGGCTCCACGCAGCGCATGGTATAGCGTTCGTTGCAGCGTCTGCCCGCCGCGGCGCTGCAGCGCCCGCGTCAGCAAACCGTAGAATGCATCATCAGGAATATTCATCGCTCCCCCTACTGGTACCATAAAAACATACATTGATGGCACTTTTTAGGGAACCACAAAATGTTTACGCTGCGCAGGTACATTCATAAAAGGAACCGGTATGAGTCAGAATAATCAGTTTGGTCAACCCGTTGGCGATGCGCTTCCCGACTGGCAGCCGCGCCCTCATCCGCTGCGGGTGACAATAGAAGGACGGCTTTGCCGCCTGGAGCCGTTGGCTATACAACATGCCCACGCTCTGTTTGCGGCCTGGCAGCTGGCGCCGGATACCCGCAGCTGGACCTGGCTGCTGCGTGAGCCAGATAGCTGCGCCGAGGACTATGCCCGGTGGGTAGAAAGCGTGGCGGCGCTGCAGGATCCGGTGCATTTTGCGGTCATCGACAAGCAAAGCGGTCGCCCGGTCGGCACCCTGGCGCTGATGCGCATCGACAGCCACAACGGCGTTGTCGAAGTCGGCCACGTCCATTTCTCACCGCTGCTTAGTCGTACGGCGATGTCCACCGAAGCGCAGTGGCTGCTGATGCGTTATGCCTTTGATACGCTTGGCTATCGCCGCTATGAGTGGAAATGCAACAGCCACAATGAGCCGTCACGGCGCGCGGCGTTAAGGATGGGTTTTCAGTTTGAAGGGCGCTTTCGCCAGGCGCTGGTGATAAAAGGACATAACCGGGATACTGACTGGTTTTCCATTATCGATAAGGAGTGGCCGCAGGTCGACCAGGCGATGCAAAAATGGCTTGCCGCCGACAATTTCGACGCCGACGGCAAGCAGTTAAAAACCCTGGAAAGTTGGCGACAAGATCTGGATTAACGTTTTTTCTTACGCCCCTGCACGGCCTTAAAGCGGGGGTTACTTTTACAGATAACGTACAGGCGTCCTTTGCGTTTGACTATCTGACAATCCGGATGACGCTGTTTCGCGCTGCGCAGTGAGTTGAGTATCTGCATCCTTAGCTCCGTTTCGCATTGATAAAGCCGCCAAAACGCTGGCGGAAACGCGCCGCACTCCCCTCGGTGGCGAAGGTTTTTTGTTTCCCGGTGTAGTACGGGTGCGATTTTGACGACACATCAATCGTGATATAGGGATAGGTTTCACCGTCCAGTTCGATCTCTCTGTCGGTCTTAATGGTTGACCCCACTTTAAAGTACTCATTCGCGCTGGTGTCGTGAAACACCACGGTACGGTAATGAGGATGGATATCCGGTTTCATGCTGACCTCAATTAATATGTTATAACATAACAATTAAGGTACGCCGTTATTGATAAAAGATCAACCATGGCGTAAATGGGGGTTAATTCACGATATCTTTCAGATGTTTTTCAACAATCGCGTATAATTGCTTTACCTATGCGACTTCAGCACTGAAAGGATACAGGGCCATGACAAGCAGAAGAATGGTCAGCCTGGTAATAGGTGTGCTGATTTTATCCGTTTTACTTCCTGTCATTCTCAGCGTCTGGCTGGCGCACTATCAGGCGGAAAAGGATTTTATCAACGACCTCAACACCTATGGCGAACGCGTTATCATGCGCACAAAGCGGGTCGTCGATCAGGCGAAAACCGCGCTGGTGGAGATCGACGCATACCAGGGAACGCCCTGCAGCGAAGGCCATCTGAAAGCCATGCGCCAAATCGTCTATGTGCAGCGCTACGTGCAGGAAGTCATCTGGCTCGAGGGCCTCAAGCCCATGTGCTCGTCGATGGAAAGTAAGAGCAGCAAAATCCATTTTTCCCCTCCCACGCGAAGCACGCACGACGGCTACCGCATCTGGCTGACCAGCGAAAACGATCTCGGCATCAGGCACAATATGGTGGCGCTCGCCAGCAAAAATCATATGGTGATGATCGATCCAGACTCCTTCGTCGACGTCATCTCTTTCAGCTCCTGGGCTATCAACGTCGCCCTGATCGCCCGCGACAGCGAAAAAATCATTTCCGAAAACCACGATTTCGATCTCGCGCTCTGGCGGCAGGCCCAGCGGGAAGGCGACAGCTCGCTGATTAAGAACGGCAACCTGTATGATTTTCGGGACTACCCCGATCTCGGTATTTCCCTGGTTATCTGGGCCTCAACCAAACCGCTGACGGCAAGCTGGCATCGGCAGACGCTGATCTGGCTGCCGGTGGGGCTCCT harbors:
- the ykgO gene encoding type B 50S ribosomal protein L36 — its product is MQILNSLRSAKQRHPDCQIVKRKGRLYVICKSNPRFKAVQGRKKKR
- a CDS encoding GNAT family N-acetyltransferase; its protein translation is MSQNNQFGQPVGDALPDWQPRPHPLRVTIEGRLCRLEPLAIQHAHALFAAWQLAPDTRSWTWLLREPDSCAEDYARWVESVAALQDPVHFAVIDKQSGRPVGTLALMRIDSHNGVVEVGHVHFSPLLSRTAMSTEAQWLLMRYAFDTLGYRRYEWKCNSHNEPSRRAALRMGFQFEGRFRQALVIKGHNRDTDWFSIIDKEWPQVDQAMQKWLAADNFDADGKQLKTLESWRQDLD
- a CDS encoding type B 50S ribosomal protein L31, which translates into the protein MKPDIHPHYRTVVFHDTSANEYFKVGSTIKTDREIELDGETYPYITIDVSSKSHPYYTGKQKTFATEGSAARFRQRFGGFINAKRS